In Juglans regia cultivar Chandler chromosome 5, Walnut 2.0, whole genome shotgun sequence, the following are encoded in one genomic region:
- the LOC108989980 gene encoding uncharacterized protein LOC108989980 isoform X1: MGRRQTDSELGRCALLLLFLMGTISCCMVYVCLSLVFNKPNTVSTISSSSSSEVFENEGQEGGEAECCRGIEHLELWGDAVKWGSEFKFNSSEECCMACKRMCRGEDGPCLCDSWVFCGNKEACGPRFGECWLKKQKDTLDPNRRDSGDQVMWTSGLIFGKGNDIVGLKTGYGIIHIKLFPDCAPHSVSYILELLALNHCVGCKFYRAESRGRSWDSQGNHIENAPFGPPFAVVQGTLEAYGTIFEDIPREACPSIRRGSVGWVGSGPEFFISLANHNEWRKAYTVFGSVLPEDMEMVEKIVRLPTKPEVWSNINVSVLEKPVAFRFQRIKTSLETQI, translated from the exons ATGGGTCGCAGACAAACTGATTCAGAACTCGGCCGTTGTGCACTTCTGCTTCTTTTCTTGATGGGGACAATCTCCTGTTGCATGGTCTATGTTTGTCTGTCCCTGGTCTTTAACAAGCCAAATACCGTTTCcactatttcttcttcttcttcttcagaggTGTTTGAAAACGAAGGTCAAGAGGGAGGAGAGGCAGAGTGTTGCAGAGGTATCGAGCATTTGGAACTTTGGGGTGACGCTGTCAAATGGGGCTCCGAGTTCAAGTTCAATTCTTCGGAGGAGTGTTGCATGGCCTGTAAACGTATGTGTAGGGGTGAGGATGGACCTTGTTTGTGCGATTCCTGGGTGTTTTGTGGGAATAAGGAGGCTTGTGGTCCTAGATTTGGTGAG TGCTGGTTGAAGAAACAGAAAGATACATTGGATCCAAATCGGCGAGACTCAGGGGATCAAGTCATGTGGACTTCTGGGCTTATCTTTGGAAAAGGAAAT GATATTGTTGGCTTGAAAACTGGATATGGGATTATTCACATAAAA CTATTCCCTGATTGTGCCCCACATTCTGTTTCTTATATACTTGAGCTGTTAGCATTGAACCATTGTGTGGGTTGCAAATTTTATCGTGCGGAAAGCCGAGGAAGATCTTGGGATTCACAAGGAAATCACAtagaaaat GCTCCTTTTGGCCCTCCCTTTGCTGTAGTTCAAGGTACACTTGAAGCCTATGGGACCATATTTGAGGATATTCCAAGGGAAGCATGCCCCTCCATAAGAAGAGGATCAGTTGGATGGGTTGGTTCTGGTCCCGAATTTTTTATCAGCCTAGCCAACCACAATGAGTGGAGAAAAGCATATACTGTGTTCGGTTCTGTTCTTCCCGAAGATATGGAAATGGTGGAGAAAATTGTACGTCTTCCTACCAAACCTGAGGTTTGGAGTAACATTAATGTCTCTGTCTTGGAGAAACCTGTTGCCTTTCGTTTTCAAAGAATCAAGACAAGTCTTGAAACTCAAATTTGA
- the LOC108989980 gene encoding uncharacterized protein LOC108989980 isoform X2, protein MGRRQTDSELGRCALLLLFLMGTISCCMVYVCLSLVFNKPNTVSTISSSSSSEVFENEGQEGGEAECCRGIEHLELWGDAVKWGSEFKFNSSEECCMACKRMCRGEDGPCLCDSWVFCGNKEACGPRFGECWLKKQKDTLDPNRRDSGDQVMWTSGLIFGKGNDIVGLKTGYGIIHIKLLALNHCVGCKFYRAESRGRSWDSQGNHIENAPFGPPFAVVQGTLEAYGTIFEDIPREACPSIRRGSVGWVGSGPEFFISLANHNEWRKAYTVFGSVLPEDMEMVEKIVRLPTKPEVWSNINVSVLEKPVAFRFQRIKTSLETQI, encoded by the exons ATGGGTCGCAGACAAACTGATTCAGAACTCGGCCGTTGTGCACTTCTGCTTCTTTTCTTGATGGGGACAATCTCCTGTTGCATGGTCTATGTTTGTCTGTCCCTGGTCTTTAACAAGCCAAATACCGTTTCcactatttcttcttcttcttcttcagaggTGTTTGAAAACGAAGGTCAAGAGGGAGGAGAGGCAGAGTGTTGCAGAGGTATCGAGCATTTGGAACTTTGGGGTGACGCTGTCAAATGGGGCTCCGAGTTCAAGTTCAATTCTTCGGAGGAGTGTTGCATGGCCTGTAAACGTATGTGTAGGGGTGAGGATGGACCTTGTTTGTGCGATTCCTGGGTGTTTTGTGGGAATAAGGAGGCTTGTGGTCCTAGATTTGGTGAG TGCTGGTTGAAGAAACAGAAAGATACATTGGATCCAAATCGGCGAGACTCAGGGGATCAAGTCATGTGGACTTCTGGGCTTATCTTTGGAAAAGGAAAT GATATTGTTGGCTTGAAAACTGGATATGGGATTATTCACATAAAA CTGTTAGCATTGAACCATTGTGTGGGTTGCAAATTTTATCGTGCGGAAAGCCGAGGAAGATCTTGGGATTCACAAGGAAATCACAtagaaaat GCTCCTTTTGGCCCTCCCTTTGCTGTAGTTCAAGGTACACTTGAAGCCTATGGGACCATATTTGAGGATATTCCAAGGGAAGCATGCCCCTCCATAAGAAGAGGATCAGTTGGATGGGTTGGTTCTGGTCCCGAATTTTTTATCAGCCTAGCCAACCACAATGAGTGGAGAAAAGCATATACTGTGTTCGGTTCTGTTCTTCCCGAAGATATGGAAATGGTGGAGAAAATTGTACGTCTTCCTACCAAACCTGAGGTTTGGAGTAACATTAATGTCTCTGTCTTGGAGAAACCTGTTGCCTTTCGTTTTCAAAGAATCAAGACAAGTCTTGAAACTCAAATTTGA
- the LOC108989991 gene encoding trihelix transcription factor ASIL2, producing the protein MASSSSPPPTSDITTPPGPPTAMPLPLSLPAPPDPQLDSQPPTTTTTTASRRLPPPCWSHDETMALIDSYRDKWYSLRRGNLKATHWQEVADAVAQRCPAASPPKTAVQCRHKMEKLRKRYRTELQRARSMPVSRFTSSWVHFKRMDAMEKGPSSKKRANLSDSDNDNDDIDADDDEDQDLYEEFKNGGGPNMRHMSKLYRNNGTGGDNGDGGSGGSGFRIRIPTGVSIAQAGSKYFGKAEHKYNSNPNSTPYPNPSSNSGGIFGARVLRECNSAKSAGSGKRERDPLTEIVSAIQVLGDGFVRMEQMKMEMAREIEAMRMEMEMKRTEMILESQQRIVEAFAKAVSEKKKKPKRMPSPES; encoded by the coding sequence ATggcttcctcatcctcaccaccACCCACGTCTGACATCACCACTCCTCCGGGCCCACCCACCGCCATGCCTCTCCCGCTCTCTCTACCTGCTCCACCCGATCCGCAACTCGATTCCCAAccccccaccaccaccaccaccaccgctTCCCGACGCCTCCCTCCTCCCTGCTGGTCTCATGACGAGACGATGGCTTTGATTGACTCGTACCGTGACAAGTGGTACTCGCTCCGCCGCGGTAACCTTAAGGCCACCCACTGGCAGGAGGTCGCCGATGCCGTGGCCCAACGGTGCCCAGCGGCCTCCCCTCCCAAGACCGCAGTCCAGTGCCGCCACAAGATGGAGAAGCTACGCAAGCGCTACCGCACTGAGCTCCAGCGCGCCCGCTCCATGCCCGTCTCTCGCTTCACCTCCTCCTGGGTCCATTTCAAGCGTATGGATGCCATGGAGAAGGGCCCCTCCTCCAAGAAACGCGCCAACTTGTCCGATAGCGATAACGACAACGACGACATAGACGCCGACGATGATGAAGATCAAGATTTGTATGAAGAATTCAAGAATGGAGGAGGTCCCAATATGAGGCACATGAGTAAATTGTACAGAAACAATGGGACTGGTGGTGATAACGGCGATGGTGGTAGTGGAGGAAGTGGGTTCCGGATTAGAATCCCGACCGGGGTCAGTATAGCGCAGGCCGGATCGAAATATTTCGGCAAGGCTGAGCACAAGTATAACTCCAACCCTAATTCGACCCCgtaccctaaccctagttcaaatTCTGGTGGTATTTTCGGCGCTAGGGTTTTGAGGGAATGTAATTCGGCGAAGTCGGCAGGCTCGGGTAAGAGGGAGAGGGACCCGTTGACAGAGATTGTGTCGGCGATACAGGTACTGGGGGATGGGTTTGTGAGGATGGAGCAGATGAAGATGGAGATGGCGAGGGAAATCGAGGCAATGaggatggagatggagatgaagCGGACCGAGATGATCTTGGAGTCGCAGCAGCGGATTGTGGAGGCGTTTGCGAAGGCCGTCtcggagaagaagaagaagccaaAGAGAATGCCCTCTCCAGAGTCTTAG
- the LOC108987499 gene encoding ankyrin repeat-containing protein BDA1-like, translating into MDARLFQVVFHDDVAAFHTLLAEDPLLLHRVALNSIDNPLHISSLAGNTAITKDIVLRKPEFAWELNQQGFSPMHIASANGHVEIVRELLNNAGVDVCLLKGKDGKLPLHCAVIKGRVDVVRVLVFACKESLAQVTVQGETALHLAVKNNQLEVVRVLLEEMKRLDMMMEVINCTDKKGNTVLHLATLGKQHETIGMLIGEDAIATGVDVNSVNSSGFTPKDVLELMLQSGDESSLYDLVEMFHHAGALKSGEMITINQTLTACHRNDQAKDQHPDANPSSGTTIPPPSSRLSKIWKELTKEIEESSMESQNALMVVAVLIATITYQAMLSPPSGILSPESRRTYKFGTTHFRRRYVAPGEAAMANDPEVFAFFSVFNGIGFIASIGIISLLSKGFPLRAGLRLAMLSMTATFVIGVFYIAPTNDGTVYVVAALMGVGVFAEFARFMLWLLRK; encoded by the exons atggaTGCAAGATTGTTTCAGGTGGTTTTTCACGACGACGTTGCTGCATTTCACACACTACTGGCAGAAGATCCGCTTTTACTTCATCGTGTTGCCCTCAACTCGATCGATAACCCTCTACACATATCATCGTTGGCTGGAAATACAGCAATCACAAAAGATATTGTTCTGCGAAAGCCAGAGTTTGCTTGGGAGCTAAATCAACAAGGGTTTAGCCCCATGCACATCGCCTCCGCGAATGGGCATGTTGAGATAGTGAGAGAGCTTTTGAATAATGCTGGAGTTGATGTCTGTCTTTTGAAGGGAAAAGATGGCAAGCTTCCACTTCATTGTGCGGTAATCAAAGGTAGAGTTGATGTTGTGAGGGTGCTGGTTTTCGCTTGTAAAGAGTCTTTAGCACAGGTGACGGTTCAAGGTGAAACGGCGCTTCATCTTGCAGTGAAGAATAACCAGTTGGAAGTTGTCAGGGTCTTGCTTGAAGAGATGAAGAGGCTGGACATGATGATGGAGGTCATTAACTGTACGGACAAGAAGGGGAACACAGTATTGCACTTGGCAACGTTGGGGAAACAACATGAG ACCATAGGGATGCTGATTGGAGAAGATGCCATTGCTACTGGGGTCGATGTAAATTCTGTGAACTCGAGTGGATTCACACCCAAAGATGTCCTAGAATTAATGCTTCAAAGTGGAGACGAGTCCTCTTTGTATGATCTAGTTGAAATGTTTCACCATGCTGGTGCACTGAAATCTGGGGAAATGATCACAATAAATCAAACTCTTACAGCTTGTCATCGAAATGATCAAGCAAAAGATCAGCACCCTGATGCAAATCCATCATCAGGGACAACAATACCTCCTCCTTCTTCTCGTCTATCAAAAATCTGGAAGGAACTGacaaaagaaatagaagaatCATCAATGGAAAGCCAAAATGCTCTGATGGTTGTGGCTGTACTCATAGCAACAATAACATACCAAGCAATGCTTAGCCCTCCGAGTGGTATTTTGTCACCAGAGAGCAGAAGGACTTATAAATTCGGTACTACTCATTTTAGAAGGAGATATGTAGCGCCTGGAGAAGCTGCCATGGCTAATGATCCTGAAGTTTTTGCCTTTTTCAGTGTTTTTAACGGCATAGGATTCATTGCATCTATTGGCATAATATCACTCCTCAGCAAAGGATTTCCTCTGAGGGCAGGCTTGCGGCTTGCTATGCTTTCAATGACTGCTACTTTTGTTATCGGAGTTTTCTACATTGCCCCTACGAATGATGGAACTGTGTATGTTGTGGCTGCGCTAATGGGAGTGGGTGTCTTTGCAGAGTTTGCTCGGTTCATGCTCTGGTTGCTGAGGAAATAG
- the LOC108989997 gene encoding cyclin-U4-1, protein MADLENPNEMPKLITFVSSLLQKVSELNDLNRGFQPQKISVFHGLTLPTISIQSYLERIFKYANCSPSCFIVAYVYLDRFAQRQPSLPINSFNVHRLLITSVMVAAKFMDDMYYNNAYYAKVGGISTTEMNFLEVDFLFGLGFRLNVTPTTFHTYCSYLQREMLVQQPPLNPAADQSSLNLGRSLKVHLCLINHDQDEVVPSHHQKQQLAI, encoded by the exons ATGGCGGATTTAGAGAACCCAAATGAGATGCCAAAGCTCATAACATTTGTCTCTTCTCTTCTCCAAAAAGTGTCTGAGTTGAACGATCTAAACCGTGGATTCCAGCCCCAGAAAATCTCAGTCTTCCATGGCCTGACTTTGCctaccatctcaattcaaaGCTACCTAGAGCGAATCTTCAAGTATGCAAATTGTAGCCCTTCTTGTTTCATTGTTGCTTACGTTTATCTTGATCGCTTTGCTCAAAGGCAACCCTCTTTGCCTATCAATTCCTTCAACGTTCATCGCCTACTAATCACAAGTGTCATGGTGGCTGCAAAATTCATGGATGATAT GTACTACAACAATGCTTACTACGCAAAAGTTGGAGGAATCAGCACAACAGAAATGAACTTTCTTGAAGTGGATTTCCTGTTTGGTTTGGGGTTTCGATTAAATGTGACCCCCACCACCTTCCATACCTATTGCTCATACCTTCAAAGAGAGATGTTAGTGCAGCAGCCTCCTCTTAATCCAGCAGCTGATCAGTCTTCTCTAAATCTAGGAAGATCACTAAAAGTTCACTTGTGTTTGATCAATCATGATCAGGATGAAGTAGTACCCTCCCATCATCAAAAGCAGCAACTAGCTATTTAA